A stretch of Bradyrhizobium sp. AZCC 2262 DNA encodes these proteins:
- a CDS encoding CpaD family pilus assembly protein codes for MKSNKPADPRRALCLAGALIGLSVALSACNHTTDVATTAGVPDDYRLRHPIAVQEADRSIVVFVGRGRGGLSASQRADVMYLGQTWMREGTGIISIDVPVNTPNARAAEDSLREIKATLAAAGVPPRATNVRQYRPEDPRHMAAIRLNYPKISAVAGPCGLWPEDIGPSIHNKGYFDNKPYYNFGCSYQRNMAAMVDNPSDLVQPRPETPAWAPRRAVAFEKYRKGTTTATTYPEADKAKLSDTGK; via the coding sequence ATGAAATCAAACAAGCCCGCCGATCCCCGGCGCGCGCTCTGCCTGGCGGGAGCGCTGATCGGTCTTTCCGTGGCGCTTAGTGCCTGCAACCACACCACCGACGTGGCGACGACGGCGGGCGTGCCCGACGATTATCGCCTGCGCCACCCGATCGCGGTCCAGGAAGCCGACCGCTCGATCGTCGTCTTCGTCGGCCGCGGACGCGGCGGCCTTTCCGCCTCCCAGCGCGCCGACGTGATGTATCTGGGCCAGACCTGGATGCGGGAAGGCACTGGCATCATCAGCATCGACGTGCCCGTCAATACGCCGAACGCGCGGGCGGCCGAAGATTCATTGCGCGAGATCAAGGCGACACTTGCCGCCGCCGGCGTGCCGCCGCGCGCAACCAATGTCCGCCAATACCGCCCCGAAGATCCCAGGCACATGGCTGCGATCCGCCTCAACTATCCGAAGATTTCGGCGGTGGCCGGTCCATGCGGGCTGTGGCCGGAGGACATCGGACCGTCGATCCACAACAAGGGCTATTTCGACAACAAGCCTTATTACAATTTCGGCTGCTCCTATCAGCGCAATATGGCAGCGATGGTCGACAACCCGTCGGATCTCGTGCAGCCGCGTCCCGAAACCCCGGCCTGGGCACCGCGCCGTGCCGTGGCGTTCGAGAAATACCGCAAGGGCACCACCACCGCGACAACCTATCCCGAGGCCGACAAGGCCAAACTCAGCGATACCGGCAAATGA
- a CDS encoding AAA family ATPase — protein MITYSRQNTDQPPEIAAPSTEDHIAPAPRVSVQAFCETVETAAAVQSAGEDRRLGKAHLKIQMGGMAAAVEAYRSAPTPNVIILETEGRNDILLGLDQLATVCDAGTRVIVIGRINDVMLYRELVRRGVSDYVIAPVSAIDVVRSVCNLFSAPEAKAVGRIIAIVGAKGGVGASTVAHNVAWAIARDLALDSVVADLDLAFGTAGLDYNQDPPQGIADAVFSPDRVDTAFLDRLLSKCTDHLSLLAAPATLDRVYDFGAEAFDSIFDTLRTTMPCIVLDVPHQWSGWTKRALIAADDILIVAAPDLANLRNTKNIFDLLKTSRPNDRAPLYCLNQVGIPKRPEIPAAEFAKAIENHPIATIPFEPQIFGSAANNGQMIAEISATHRTTEMFLQIAQRLTGRGETKKPKSSLLSPLIEKLRAKK, from the coding sequence ATGATCACCTACTCGCGTCAGAACACAGACCAGCCGCCGGAAATCGCGGCGCCGTCGACCGAGGATCACATCGCGCCGGCGCCGCGGGTGTCGGTGCAGGCTTTCTGCGAGACGGTGGAAACCGCGGCCGCCGTGCAGTCGGCGGGCGAAGACCGCCGCCTCGGCAAGGCTCACCTCAAGATCCAGATGGGCGGCATGGCCGCTGCCGTCGAGGCCTACCGCTCGGCCCCGACCCCGAACGTCATCATCCTGGAGACCGAAGGCCGCAACGACATTCTCCTCGGCCTCGACCAGCTCGCCACCGTCTGCGACGCCGGAACCCGCGTGATCGTGATCGGGCGCATCAACGACGTCATGCTCTATCGCGAGCTGGTGCGCCGTGGCGTCAGCGACTACGTCATCGCCCCGGTCAGCGCCATCGACGTCGTGCGCTCGGTCTGCAACCTGTTCTCGGCGCCGGAAGCCAAGGCCGTCGGCCGCATCATTGCCATCGTCGGCGCTAAGGGCGGCGTCGGTGCGTCCACCGTCGCCCATAACGTCGCCTGGGCGATCGCGCGCGATCTGGCGCTGGATTCAGTGGTCGCCGATCTCGACCTCGCTTTCGGCACCGCCGGCCTCGACTACAACCAGGACCCGCCGCAGGGCATCGCGGATGCGGTGTTCTCACCCGACCGGGTCGATACCGCCTTCCTCGACCGCCTGCTGTCGAAATGCACCGACCACCTCAGCCTGCTGGCGGCGCCGGCAACGCTTGACCGGGTCTATGATTTCGGCGCGGAGGCGTTCGATTCGATCTTCGATACGCTGCGCACCACGATGCCCTGCATCGTGCTCGACGTTCCCCACCAATGGTCGGGATGGACCAAGCGCGCCTTGATCGCGGCCGACGACATCCTGATCGTCGCGGCGCCCGATCTCGCCAATCTGCGCAACACCAAGAACATCTTCGACCTCCTGAAGACATCGCGGCCGAACGATCGCGCCCCGCTCTATTGCCTCAATCAGGTCGGCATCCCGAAGCGTCCGGAGATCCCCGCCGCCGAGTTCGCCAAGGCGATCGAAAACCACCCGATCGCCACGATTCCGTTCGAGCCGCAAATCTTCGGTTCGGCCGCCAATAACGGCCAGATGATCGCGGAAATCTCCGCCACGCATCGCACCACCGAGATGTTCCTGCAGATCGCGCAGCGGCTCACCGGCCGCGGCGAGACCAAGAAGCCTAAGAGTTCGTTGTTGTCGCCCTTGATCGAGAAGTTGCGGGCCAAGAAGTAG
- a CDS encoding CpaF family protein: MFGKRSGNESDTRAPRPAVPEPVAASAAVAPREVAAPTVASPPIAPAKAPPAPAMEARRSDNYYQVKATIFGALIEAIDLAQLAKLDGESAREEIRDIVNEIIAIKNIVMSIAEQEELLDDICNDVLGYGPLEPLLSRDDIADIMVNGAGTVFIEVAGKIQKTGIRFRDNQQLLNICQRIVSQVGRRVDESSPICDARLADGSRVNAIVPPLAIDGPALTIRKFKKDKLTLDQLVKFGAISPEGSQILQIIGRVRCNVLISGGTGSGKTTLLNCLTQFIEHDERVITCEDAAELQLQQPHVVRLETRPPNIEGEGQVTMRELVRNCLRMRPERIIVGEVRGPEAFDLLQAMNTGHDGSMGTLHANNPREALSRCESMITMGGFSLPSRTIREMICASIDVIVQAARLRDGSRRITHITEVMGMEGDTIITQDVFLYDMIGEDANGKIIGRHRSTGIGRPRFWERARYFGEEKRLAAALDAAEVIENT; this comes from the coding sequence GTGTTCGGTAAGCGTAGTGGAAATGAAAGCGATACAAGGGCGCCAAGGCCCGCCGTCCCGGAGCCGGTTGCCGCCAGCGCCGCGGTAGCACCGCGCGAGGTCGCCGCGCCGACCGTGGCTTCGCCGCCGATCGCCCCCGCCAAGGCGCCCCCTGCCCCCGCCATGGAGGCACGGCGATCCGACAATTACTACCAGGTCAAGGCGACCATCTTCGGCGCCCTGATCGAGGCGATCGACCTCGCCCAGCTCGCCAAGCTCGACGGCGAGTCGGCGCGCGAGGAAATCCGCGACATCGTCAACGAGATCATCGCGATCAAGAACATCGTGATGTCGATCGCCGAGCAGGAAGAACTGCTCGACGACATCTGCAACGACGTGCTCGGCTACGGACCTCTGGAGCCGCTATTGTCGCGCGACGACATCGCCGACATCATGGTCAACGGCGCCGGCACGGTGTTCATCGAAGTCGCGGGCAAGATCCAGAAAACCGGCATCCGCTTCCGCGACAACCAGCAGCTGCTCAACATCTGCCAGCGCATCGTCAGCCAGGTCGGCCGGCGTGTCGACGAATCCTCGCCGATCTGCGACGCCCGCTTGGCCGACGGCTCCCGTGTCAACGCTATCGTTCCGCCGCTGGCGATCGACGGGCCCGCACTCACCATTCGTAAGTTCAAGAAGGACAAGCTGACGCTCGACCAGCTGGTCAAGTTCGGCGCGATCTCGCCGGAAGGCTCGCAGATCCTGCAGATCATCGGCCGCGTCCGCTGCAACGTGCTGATCTCGGGCGGTACCGGTTCCGGCAAGACCACGCTGCTGAACTGCCTGACCCAGTTCATCGAGCATGACGAGCGCGTCATCACCTGCGAAGACGCCGCCGAACTTCAATTGCAGCAGCCTCACGTGGTGCGGCTGGAAACCCGTCCGCCCAACATCGAAGGCGAAGGCCAGGTGACGATGCGCGAACTGGTCCGCAACTGCCTGCGTATGCGCCCCGAACGTATCATCGTCGGCGAAGTCCGCGGACCCGAGGCGTTCGACCTGCTGCAGGCCATGAACACCGGCCACGACGGCTCGATGGGAACGCTGCACGCCAACAACCCGCGCGAAGCCCTGTCACGCTGCGAATCCATGATCACGATGGGCGGCTTCTCGCTGCCCTCGCGCACCATCCGCGAGATGATCTGTGCTTCGATCGACGTCATCGTGCAGGCCGCGCGTCTGCGCGACGGCTCGCGCCGCATCACCCACATTACCGAGGTGATGGGCATGGAAGGCGACACCATCATCACCCAGGACGTATTCCTGTACGACATGATCGGCGAAGACGCGAACGGCAAGATCATCGGGCGGCACCGCTCGACCGGGATCGGACGTCCGCGGTTCTGGGAGCGCGCGCGATATTTCGGCGAAGAGAAACGGCTTGCGGCCGCGCTCGACGCCGCCGAAGTCATCGAGAATACGTGA
- a CDS encoding type II secretion system F family protein: MSIQTLALAFLAATAIGGLAWVFIYPMLSGERKAESRRASIARSDAPARQAEKTQRSRREQVEGSLKELDARRKKEKSVPLTTRLAQAGLGSWTPQKFWIVSGISGAVGFALAFVIGGSLLGAAVMAFGTGLGLPRWALGFLKKRREKAFLKALPDAVDVIVRGIKAGLPLFESIKVVAADSPEPLKSEFNAIIETQTIGMPLGEACARLYERMPLPEANFFGIVVAIQQKSGGNLSEALGNLSKVLRDRKKMGEKIKAMSTEAKASAGIIGSLPPIVMLLVWMSTPDYIALLWTHQIGQFMLVCCVGWMTIGVLVMKKMINFDF, encoded by the coding sequence ATGAGCATACAGACGCTCGCACTGGCGTTTCTCGCCGCTACCGCCATTGGCGGCCTGGCCTGGGTATTCATCTATCCAATGTTGTCGGGCGAGAGAAAGGCCGAATCCCGCCGCGCCTCGATCGCGCGTTCCGACGCTCCGGCGCGTCAGGCCGAGAAAACCCAGCGCTCGCGCCGCGAGCAGGTCGAGGGATCGCTGAAGGAACTCGACGCCCGGCGCAAGAAGGAGAAGTCCGTCCCGCTCACCACCCGCCTTGCGCAGGCCGGTCTGGGATCCTGGACGCCCCAGAAGTTCTGGATCGTGTCAGGCATTTCCGGCGCGGTCGGATTCGCGCTCGCCTTTGTGATCGGCGGCAGCCTGCTGGGCGCCGCCGTGATGGCTTTCGGCACCGGCCTCGGCCTGCCGCGCTGGGCCCTGGGCTTTCTCAAGAAGCGCCGCGAGAAGGCGTTCCTGAAGGCGCTGCCCGACGCCGTCGACGTCATCGTGCGAGGCATCAAGGCCGGTCTGCCGCTGTTCGAATCGATCAAGGTGGTGGCGGCCGATTCACCCGAGCCGCTCAAGAGCGAATTCAACGCCATCATCGAAACCCAGACCATCGGCATGCCGCTCGGCGAGGCCTGCGCGCGGCTGTATGAGCGGATGCCGTTACCAGAGGCGAACTTCTTCGGCATCGTGGTCGCGATCCAGCAGAAGTCGGGCGGCAACCTGTCGGAAGCGCTCGGCAACCTCTCCAAGGTGCTGCGCGACCGCAAGAAGATGGGAGAGAAGATCAAGGCGATGTCGACGGAAGCCAAGGCCTCCGCGGGCATCATCGGCTCGCTGCCGCCGATCGTGATGCTGCTGGTCTGGATGTCGACGCCCGACTACATCGCGCTGCTTTGGACCCATCAAATCGGTCAGTTCATGCTGGTGTGCTGCGTCGGCTGGATGACGATTGGCGTCCTGGTGATGAAAAAAATGATCAATTTCGACTTCTGA
- a CDS encoding type II secretion system F family protein codes for MIDFLITKMHDARFMTMLLAAIAASATAYTLIMPLLAGEGLSKRMKAVASERERLRQRERDRLSKSEKVSLRQTPKQLVSKVVEDFNLTKWLAQEAARDKLIMAGYRGHAPYVTFLFARAVTPIVLFIGAVLYVFVITHMDKSLTVKLGICVAAAYLGLQAPMLFLKNAISKRQLSIKRAFPDALDLLLICIESGMSVEVAFRKVATEIASQSIGLSEEFSLTTAELSYLQDRKVAYENLAKRTGLEGVKSVCLALMQSERYGTPLGQSLRVMAQENRDMRMNEAEKKAAALPPKLTVPMILFFLPCLFIVILGPTYIKLQMMQ; via the coding sequence ATGATTGATTTTCTGATCACCAAGATGCACGACGCGCGGTTCATGACGATGCTGCTTGCCGCCATCGCGGCAAGCGCGACCGCCTATACGCTGATCATGCCACTGCTTGCCGGCGAAGGCCTCTCCAAGCGCATGAAGGCCGTTGCCAGCGAGCGCGAGCGGCTCCGGCAGCGCGAGCGCGACCGCCTCTCCAAATCGGAAAAGGTCTCGCTGCGGCAAACCCCGAAGCAGCTCGTTTCCAAGGTGGTGGAAGATTTCAACCTGACCAAATGGCTGGCGCAGGAAGCCGCGCGCGACAAGCTGATCATGGCCGGCTATCGCGGCCACGCGCCCTACGTCACGTTCCTGTTTGCCCGCGCGGTGACACCGATCGTGCTGTTTATCGGCGCTGTCCTCTACGTGTTCGTGATCACGCATATGGACAAATCGCTGACGGTCAAGCTCGGCATCTGCGTCGCCGCTGCCTATCTCGGGCTGCAGGCCCCGATGCTGTTCCTGAAGAACGCCATCAGCAAGCGCCAGCTCTCGATCAAGCGCGCCTTTCCCGACGCACTCGACCTGCTGCTGATCTGCATCGAGTCCGGCATGTCGGTCGAAGTCGCCTTCCGCAAGGTCGCCACCGAAATTGCATCGCAGTCGATCGGGCTGTCGGAGGAATTCTCGCTGACCACGGCCGAATTGTCCTACCTGCAGGACCGCAAGGTGGCTTACGAGAACCTCGCCAAGCGCACCGGCCTCGAGGGCGTGAAATCGGTCTGCCTGGCGCTGATGCAGTCGGAACGCTACGGCACCCCGCTCGGCCAGAGCCTGCGCGTGATGGCGCAGGAAAACCGCGACATGCGGATGAACGAGGCCGAGAAGAAGGCGGCCGCGCTGCCGCCGAAGCTCACCGTGCCGATGATCCTGTTCTTCCTGCCGTGCCTGTTCATCGTCATTCTCGGACCGACCTACATCAAGCTCCAGATGATGCAGTAA
- a CDS encoding tetratricopeptide repeat protein, translated as MRRQSSHAGSLALARFLSSAAVTAVLAAGLGGCQTMSDITGSLTSSSPKAQAVAEDPQRAAEVYGERYRANPKDAEAALAYGQALRATGQRAQAAAVLEQATIAHSGNKALLAAYGRALADNGNSQAAFDVLSRAHSPANPDWRILSVQGTTLDKMGKHEEARRYYESALKIMPEEPSVLSNLGLSYMLTRELPQAEETLRRAYSNPRADARVRQNLALVVGLQGRFAEAETIAKGDLPADEATANVAYLREMLSRKDKDNSRPPGNKATVPVAALNRPD; from the coding sequence ATGCGTCGACAGTCCAGCCATGCCGGGTCTCTTGCTCTCGCCCGGTTCCTCTCCTCCGCGGCCGTGACGGCGGTTCTCGCCGCCGGCCTTGGCGGCTGCCAGACCATGTCCGACATCACGGGGTCGCTGACCTCATCGTCCCCAAAGGCGCAAGCCGTTGCCGAGGATCCGCAGCGCGCGGCCGAGGTCTACGGCGAGCGATATCGCGCCAATCCCAAGGATGCCGAGGCGGCATTGGCTTACGGCCAGGCGCTCCGCGCCACCGGCCAGCGGGCGCAGGCCGCCGCCGTGCTCGAACAGGCCACCATCGCCCATTCCGGCAACAAGGCGCTGCTTGCCGCTTACGGCCGCGCGCTCGCCGACAACGGCAATTCCCAGGCGGCCTTCGACGTGCTCAGCCGCGCTCATTCGCCCGCCAATCCCGACTGGCGCATTCTTTCGGTGCAGGGCACCACGCTCGACAAGATGGGCAAGCACGAGGAGGCCCGCCGCTACTACGAGTCCGCGCTGAAGATCATGCCGGAAGAACCCTCGGTGCTGTCCAATCTCGGTCTCTCCTACATGCTGACGCGGGAATTGCCGCAGGCCGAGGAAACGCTGCGCCGCGCCTATTCCAATCCCCGCGCCGACGCGAGGGTGCGGCAGAACCTGGCGCTCGTCGTCGGCCTGCAGGGCCGCTTCGCGGAAGCCGAGACCATCGCCAAAGGCGATCTGCCGGCCGACGAGGCGACTGCCAATGTGGCCTACCTGCGTGAAATGCTGAGCCGCAAGGACAAGGACAATTCGCGTCCTCCCGGCAACAAGGCGACCGTCCCGGTCGCAGCCCTCAACCGACCCGACTGA
- a CDS encoding leucyl aminopeptidase family protein, which yields MQSPFETVPDAAAIPIIFATKTNWAGIARDLPEQARQFAAANDFTAKPGKCLTLPAPDGKIAQVVFGLEDESSKSRDLFRPGALPGLLPPGVYRFANASYDVRLATLAFALGTYRFGRYRKNETPAVRLVPPDGVDVADIARMAEAAALARDLINTPSNDMGPEELAQAAQALAARFGAQFDCIVGDALVKQNFPLIHAVGMASTRAPRLIDLSWGDPAHPKVTLVGKGVCFDTGGLDLKPSSGMLIMKKDMGGAANVLALAQMVMDAKLKVRLRVLIPAVENAVAGNAFRPLDIFKSRKGPTVEIGNTDAEGRLVLADALALADEEKPDLLIDLGTLTGAARVALGPDLPPFYTHDETLAESVAAHAKRENDPLWRMPLWPPYDSWLDSKTADINNAPSGGFAGSITCALFLQRFVTDAKSWLHVDIYGWTPSAKPARPEGGECQAARAIYKLLSERYG from the coding sequence ATGCAATCCCCGTTCGAGACCGTGCCCGACGCCGCTGCCATTCCGATCATTTTCGCTACCAAGACGAATTGGGCCGGGATCGCCAGGGACCTTCCCGAGCAGGCCCGGCAGTTTGCGGCGGCCAACGATTTTACCGCCAAGCCCGGCAAATGCCTGACGCTGCCCGCGCCCGACGGAAAGATCGCGCAGGTCGTTTTCGGCCTCGAGGACGAGAGCAGCAAATCCCGCGACCTGTTCAGGCCCGGCGCCCTGCCCGGTCTGCTGCCGCCGGGCGTCTATCGCTTTGCGAATGCGTCGTATGATGTGCGGCTCGCGACGCTGGCCTTTGCCCTTGGGACCTATCGGTTCGGCCGCTACCGCAAGAACGAAACGCCCGCCGTCCGGCTGGTGCCGCCCGACGGCGTCGATGTCGCCGATATCGCGCGGATGGCGGAGGCGGCAGCACTTGCGCGCGACCTGATCAATACGCCGTCGAACGATATGGGCCCGGAAGAACTGGCGCAGGCCGCGCAAGCGTTGGCGGCGCGGTTCGGCGCCCAGTTCGACTGCATCGTCGGTGATGCGCTCGTGAAGCAGAACTTTCCGCTGATCCACGCCGTCGGCATGGCCTCGACGCGCGCCCCGCGCCTGATCGATCTGAGCTGGGGCGATCCCGCCCACCCCAAAGTGACGCTGGTCGGCAAGGGCGTCTGCTTCGACACCGGCGGTCTCGATTTAAAACCGTCCAGCGGCATGCTGATCATGAAAAAAGACATGGGCGGCGCCGCCAATGTGCTGGCGCTGGCGCAGATGGTGATGGATGCGAAGCTGAAGGTGCGGCTGCGGGTGCTGATCCCCGCGGTCGAGAACGCGGTGGCCGGCAACGCCTTCCGTCCGCTCGACATCTTCAAGTCGCGCAAGGGGCCGACAGTGGAGATCGGCAACACCGACGCCGAAGGGCGGCTGGTGCTGGCGGATGCGCTGGCGCTGGCGGACGAAGAGAAGCCCGACTTGCTGATCGACCTCGGCACCCTGACGGGCGCGGCGCGGGTGGCGCTTGGACCGGATTTACCGCCCTTTTACACCCATGATGAGACGCTCGCCGAAAGCGTCGCAGCCCACGCGAAACGGGAGAACGATCCGTTATGGCGAATGCCGCTGTGGCCGCCCTATGATTCGTGGCTGGATTCGAAGACAGCCGACATCAACAATGCGCCGTCGGGCGGCTTTGCCGGCTCGATCACCTGCGCGCTGTTCCTGCAGCGCTTCGTCACCGATGCAAAAAGCTGGCTGCATGTCGATATCTACGGCTGGACGCCTTCGGCAAAACCCGCGCGCCCCGAAGGCGGCGAATGCCAGGCCGCGCGGGCGATCTACAAACTGCTGAGCGAACGCTATGGATGA
- a CDS encoding C40 family peptidase: MDDPRLTPARPDLAAKYLEGKVKAARYVTGEEFCVCEAIAPVREAPAADAMLSTQALKGERVTIYDRDSEGFAWGQLNDDGYVGWIPEGALAKPAAAPTHKVTALRTFAFPGPSIKLPPVETLPMGARVTVAREDGAFAVTSEGWYLPRRHVGGLDAMEKDFVAVAERLVGTPYLWGGKSSLGIDCSGLVQVSLNAAGTGCPRDSDMQQDGLGRTLSPAEMKKLQRGDLIFWKGHVAIVRDTETIVHANAHHMATVVENTQEAIARIKAAGSEVIAIKRL; this comes from the coding sequence ATGGATGATCCGCGCCTGACGCCGGCACGACCCGACCTCGCCGCCAAATATCTCGAAGGCAAGGTGAAGGCTGCGCGCTATGTCACCGGCGAGGAATTTTGCGTATGTGAGGCCATTGCGCCGGTGCGCGAGGCGCCGGCCGCAGACGCCATGCTGTCGACGCAGGCGCTGAAGGGCGAGCGCGTCACGATCTACGATCGTGACAGTGAAGGCTTTGCCTGGGGCCAATTGAACGACGATGGCTATGTCGGCTGGATTCCGGAAGGCGCGCTGGCCAAGCCTGCTGCAGCTCCGACGCACAAGGTCACGGCGTTGCGGACCTTTGCGTTTCCGGGACCGTCGATCAAGCTGCCACCGGTCGAGACGCTGCCGATGGGCGCGCGCGTGACGGTTGCCCGTGAAGACGGCGCGTTCGCCGTAACAAGCGAAGGCTGGTATCTGCCACGACGGCATGTCGGCGGCCTCGACGCGATGGAAAAGGATTTCGTCGCGGTCGCCGAACGCCTCGTCGGCACGCCCTATCTCTGGGGCGGCAAGAGCTCGCTCGGCATCGATTGCTCCGGCCTCGTCCAGGTTTCGCTCAACGCCGCCGGCACCGGCTGCCCGCGCGACAGCGACATGCAACAGGATGGCCTCGGGCGGACGCTGAGTCCTGCCGAGATGAAGAAATTGCAACGCGGCGATCTGATCTTCTGGAAGGGACATGTCGCGATCGTCCGCGACACTGAGACCATCGTGCATGCCAACGCGCATCACATGGCAACGGTGGTGGAGAATACGCAGGAAGCGATCGCGAGGATCAAGGCGGCGGGCAGTGAGGTGATTGCGATCAAGCGACTGTAG
- a CDS encoding ABC transporter ATP-binding protein: protein MDAINQPLLDVRDLSVAFGNTLAVDRVSFSVKRGECVALVGESGSGKSVSALSILKLLPYPSASHPSGTIRFGGRDLLTAAENDMREIRGNDISIIFQEPMTSLNPLHTIEAQIGEILLLHNGIRGQVARARTLELLTQVGIPDPETRLKSYPHQLSGGQRQRVMIAMALANEPDLLIADEPTTALDVTVQAQILALLAEIRTRLGMSMLFITHDLGIVRRIADVVCVMNSGKIVEQGPVEEVFTAPKHAYTRALLAAEPKPDPAPPRPEAPVVMSADNLKVWFPIKRGLLRSTVGHIKAVDGVSLAVRKGETLGVVGESGSGKTTLGLALLRLISSDGPIVFLGSNIQGLRFKDMLPFRRDMQIVFQDPFGALSPRMSVGDIVAEGLSVHQKSLSYEERETRVVKALQDVGLDPETRFRYPHEFSGGQRQRISIARAVVLEPNFVVLDEPTSALDMLFQAQMVDLLRELQRKRDLTYMFISHDLRVVASLASHLIVMRHGKVVEEGPAAQLFKNPKSDYTRALFAAAFRIEAVPDL from the coding sequence ATGGACGCCATCAACCAGCCCCTGCTCGATGTTCGCGACCTCTCGGTGGCGTTCGGCAATACGCTCGCGGTCGATCGCGTCTCGTTCTCCGTCAAGCGCGGTGAATGCGTGGCCCTGGTCGGCGAGTCCGGCTCGGGAAAATCCGTCAGCGCGTTGTCGATCCTGAAGCTGCTGCCGTATCCGAGCGCCTCGCACCCTTCCGGCACCATCCGCTTCGGAGGCCGCGACCTGCTGACGGCGGCAGAAAACGACATGCGCGAGATTCGCGGCAACGACATCTCGATCATCTTCCAGGAGCCGATGACCTCGCTCAATCCGCTGCACACGATCGAGGCGCAGATCGGCGAGATTCTGTTGCTGCACAACGGCATCAGAGGGCAGGTGGCGCGGGCACGCACGCTGGAACTGCTGACGCAGGTCGGTATTCCCGATCCCGAAACCCGCCTGAAGAGCTATCCGCATCAACTGTCGGGCGGCCAGCGCCAGCGCGTCATGATCGCGATGGCGCTTGCCAACGAGCCGGATCTCTTAATCGCGGACGAGCCGACCACCGCACTCGACGTCACCGTCCAAGCGCAGATATTGGCGTTGCTGGCTGAAATCCGCACCCGGCTCGGCATGAGCATGCTGTTCATCACCCATGACCTCGGCATCGTCCGCCGCATCGCCGACGTCGTCTGCGTGATGAATTCAGGCAAGATCGTTGAGCAGGGGCCGGTCGAGGAGGTCTTCACCGCGCCGAAACATGCCTATACCCGCGCGCTGCTGGCGGCCGAACCAAAACCCGATCCGGCGCCGCCGCGGCCCGAAGCGCCGGTGGTAATGTCGGCCGACAATCTGAAGGTCTGGTTTCCAATCAAGCGCGGGTTGCTGCGCTCGACCGTCGGCCACATCAAGGCGGTGGATGGCGTCAGCCTTGCCGTACGCAAGGGCGAGACGCTCGGCGTCGTCGGCGAATCCGGCTCGGGCAAGACCACGTTGGGGCTGGCGCTGCTCCGGCTGATTTCCTCTGACGGACCGATCGTGTTCCTCGGCAGCAACATCCAGGGCCTGCGCTTCAAGGACATGCTGCCGTTCCGCCGCGATATGCAGATCGTGTTTCAGGATCCGTTCGGCGCGCTGAGCCCGCGCATGTCGGTCGGCGACATCGTCGCCGAGGGCCTTTCGGTGCATCAGAAGTCGCTGTCGTATGAAGAGCGCGAGACGCGCGTCGTCAAGGCGCTCCAAGACGTCGGCCTCGATCCGGAGACGCGATTCCGTTATCCGCATGAATTCTCCGGCGGCCAGCGCCAGCGCATCTCGATCGCCCGCGCGGTGGTGCTGGAGCCGAATTTCGTCGTGCTGGACGAGCCGACCAGCGCGCTCGACATGCTGTTCCAGGCCCAAATGGTCGATTTGTTGCGCGAGCTGCAGCGCAAGCGCGACCTCACCTATATGTTCATCTCGCACGATCTGCGCGTGGTGGCCTCGCTGGCCAGCCATCTGATCGTGATGCGTCACGGCAAGGTGGTGGAGGAGGGGCCGGCCGCGCAGCTGTTCAAGAATCCAAAGAGCGACTACACGCGCGCCCTGTTCGCCGCCGCGTTCCGGATCGAGGCAGTTCCTGATCTGTAA